TTACCAGGTTCTCAAATTGATGTGAAGCCTATCCGTGATTACGATCAGTATGTAGAAAAAACTATGGAATTCAAAGTTGTAAAAATCAACCACGAATTTAAAAACGTAGTAGTTTCTCATAAAGCATTAATCGAAGCTGATTTAGAAGATCAAAAACGTGAAATCATTGGTCAATTAGAAAAAGGACAAGTATTAGAAGGAGTTGTTAAGAATGTAACTTCTTATGGTGTATTTGTTGACTTAGGAGGTGTTGACGGATTAATTCACATTACAGACTTATCTTGGTCTCGTATCAACCACCCAAGTGAAGTTGTTGAATTAGATCAAAAATTAAATGTTGTAATCTTAGACTTTGATGATAACAAGTCAAGAATTCAATTAGGATTAAAGCAATTATCAGCTCATCCATGGGATGCTTTAGATGGTGAATTAAAAGTAGGTGATAAAGTAAAAGGTAAAGTAGTTGTATTAGCTGATTACGGTGCGTTTGTTGAAGTTGAAGACGGAGTAGAAGGATTAATCCACGTATCTGAAATGTCTTGGTCTACACATTTACGTTCTGCACAAGATTTCGTACAAGTTGGTGACGAAGTTGAAGCGCAAATCTTAACTTTAGATAGAGAAGAGCGTAAAATGTCTTTAGGTATGAAGCAATTACACCCAGATCCTTGGACAGATATTACTACTAAATATCCTGTTGGTTCTCAACACGAAGGTACTATCCGTAACTACACGAACTTTGGTGTATTTGTTGAGTTAGAAGAAGGTATCGATGGTTTAGTATATATTTCTGATTTATCTTGGACTAAGAAAGTTAAGCATCCATCAGAATTTGCTTCTGTAGGAGACAAATTAGCTGTTCAAGTATTAGAATTAGATGTTGAAAATCGTAAATTAAACTTAGGTCACAAGCAAACTCAAGATAACCCTTGGGATGCTCACGAAGCTAAGTATAAGATTGGATCTAAATTCGAAGGAACTATCACAAATAAGAATGATAAAGGAGCTACGGTAACTTTTGATGACGGTGTTGAGGCATTTGCTCCATCTCGTTTCTTAGAAAAAGAAGACGGTGGTAAATTAGCTAAAGGAGATACTGTAGAGTTTATGGTAACTGAATTTAGTAAAGAATACCGTAAGATTGTTGTTTCTCACACTTCTATCTTCAGAGAAGAAGAGCAAAGAAATGTAAAAGCAGCAGCTAAGAAAGCTCAAGAATCTGAAAAAACTACTTTAGGTGATATCGGAGGATTAGCAGAATTAAAGAGAAAAATGGAAGGAAAATAATTCCTAAAACTCATTTAATATAATATAAACCACTACTTTTTGTAGTGGTTTTTTTATTTCTAGCAGAGTAGTAATCACTATAATTTTCATAATAATAACTAGTTATTTTATACTTAGGCATTATATTTGTCGTTAAGAGTATCAAATTAAAAAATCTAAAAAATGAAAAAAATTTTATGTATCGTGGCATTTGTAGCTTTTGCTTTTAATGGATTAGCTCAAGACGGTAAATTAAGGTTAGGTGCTAATGTTGGTTTTACTACAGGTAGTGGAAATTCTTCTTTTGTTATTGGAGGAGATGTAGACTATTTATTTAATGTTGATAGTAAATTTGAAGTTGGTGCTGCTACAGGTATAGCTGTTGTTACTACTGGAAATTCGATAATTCTTCCTTTAGCTGGTGCTGGTAGATTCAAAGCAACAAATAAAATCGATTTAGGATTAGATATGGGATATGCTATCGGAATAAATAATGCTGGTAACGGTTTTTATTTTAGACCGATTTTTGAATACAAAATTAATAGTAATATGTCTTTCAGAGCTTCTTATTCAGGAGTTGATTCTGGAGGATTCTTAAATGCAGGCTTAATGTTTAACTTATAAACATAAAGTCAAAAAAGAAATAAAAAACACTGTATTTACAGTGTTTTTTTTTGCTTAGAATTTAGATGTTTATATTTGTTGAAAACTGGAAAACAAAATATGACTTTAATCAAATCCATTTCAGGAATTAGAGGAACCATAGGAGGTAATACAGGAGATAACTTAACTCCAATTGATGCAGTAAAATTTGCTGCTGCTTATGGAACATTTATAAAGAAGAAAAACAAGAATAAAAAAGATATAAAAATTATAATAGGTAGAGATGCTAGAATTTCTGGTAAAATGATCAGTGGTTTGGTATCGGATACTTTAATTGGATTAGGAATAGATGTAATCGATTTAGGTTTATCTACTACACCAACTGTAGAAGTTGCTGTACCTATTGAAAAAGCTGATGGAGGAATTATTTTAACGGCTTCACATAACCCAAAACAGTGGAATGCTTTAAAATTATTAAACGAGAAAGGAGAATTCCTTAATAGTGAAGATGGTAAACAAATATTAGAAATAGCAGATAATGATGATTTTGATTTTGCTGAAGTAGACGATTTAGGTGTTTACAAGAAAAAGAAAAATTACATTAAAAAACATATTAAAGAAGTTCTAAAACTTCCTTTAGTTGATAAAAAGGCTATTAAAAAAGCTAAATTCAAAGTTGTTGTTGATGGTGTAAACTCTACTGGAGGTATAGCTATTCCTGCTTTATTAAAAGAATTAGGAGTTAAATGTGTCGAATTATATTGTGAACCTAATGGGCAATTTCCACATAATCCAGAACCTTTAAAAGAACATCTAACAGATATTTCTGAATTGGTGGTAAAAAAGAAAGCAGATTTAGGTATTGTTGTTGATCCAGATGTAGATCGTTTAGCTTTAATTTGTGAAGATGGTTCTATGTTTGGAGAAGAATATACTTTAGTAGCTTGTGCAGACTATGTTTTAAGTAAAAATAAAGGAGGAAACACTGTTTCTAATTTATCATCATCAAGAGCTTTAAGAGATGTTACTGAAATTCATGGTGGAACTTACACAGCAAGTGCAGTAGGTGAAGTTAATGTTGTTCAAATGATGAAAGATACCAATACAGTTATTGGAGGTGAAGGAAATGGTGGAATTATATATCCTGATTCTCATTATGGTAGAGATTCTTTAGTTGGTGTAGCTTTATTTTTATCTCATTTAGCACACAAGAAAACTTCTTGTAGAGCTTTACGTGACAGTTACCCGAGTTATTTCATGAGTAAAAACAAAATTCAGTTAACTCCAGAAATTGATGTTGATAAAATCTTAGCGGCTATGGCTGAGAAATATAAAAATGAAGATGTGAATACTATCGATGGTGTAAAAATTGATTTTCCTAAAGAATGGATACATTTAAGAAAATCAAATACAGAGCCAATAATTAGGATTTATACAGAGGCTATGTCTCAAGAAAAAGCAGACAATTTAGCTGAACGATTTATAAAAGAAATAAAAGAAATAATTTAATCTGAATCCTGCATAAACGCGGGATTTTTTATTACCATACAAATTTAGTAGGA
This genomic stretch from Tenacibaculum jejuense harbors:
- the rpsA gene encoding 30S ribosomal protein S1; translation: MSEETKKTVDATVNPAQFLATFNWHKYEEGIDEVDESKLKEFEQALEGTVGFVNERDVIEGEVVRVTDRDAIIDINSKSEGVISLNEFRYNPNLAVGDKVEVLVDKREDSSGQLVLSHKKARVIKAWDRVNNAHETGEIVNGFVKCRTRGGMIVDVFGIEAFLPGSQIDVKPIRDYDQYVEKTMEFKVVKINHEFKNVVVSHKALIEADLEDQKREIIGQLEKGQVLEGVVKNVTSYGVFVDLGGVDGLIHITDLSWSRINHPSEVVELDQKLNVVILDFDDNKSRIQLGLKQLSAHPWDALDGELKVGDKVKGKVVVLADYGAFVEVEDGVEGLIHVSEMSWSTHLRSAQDFVQVGDEVEAQILTLDREERKMSLGMKQLHPDPWTDITTKYPVGSQHEGTIRNYTNFGVFVELEEGIDGLVYISDLSWTKKVKHPSEFASVGDKLAVQVLELDVENRKLNLGHKQTQDNPWDAHEAKYKIGSKFEGTITNKNDKGATVTFDDGVEAFAPSRFLEKEDGGKLAKGDTVEFMVTEFSKEYRKIVVSHTSIFREEEQRNVKAAAKKAQESEKTTLGDIGGLAELKRKMEGK
- the glmM gene encoding phosphoglucosamine mutase — protein: MTLIKSISGIRGTIGGNTGDNLTPIDAVKFAAAYGTFIKKKNKNKKDIKIIIGRDARISGKMISGLVSDTLIGLGIDVIDLGLSTTPTVEVAVPIEKADGGIILTASHNPKQWNALKLLNEKGEFLNSEDGKQILEIADNDDFDFAEVDDLGVYKKKKNYIKKHIKEVLKLPLVDKKAIKKAKFKVVVDGVNSTGGIAIPALLKELGVKCVELYCEPNGQFPHNPEPLKEHLTDISELVVKKKADLGIVVDPDVDRLALICEDGSMFGEEYTLVACADYVLSKNKGGNTVSNLSSSRALRDVTEIHGGTYTASAVGEVNVVQMMKDTNTVIGGEGNGGIIYPDSHYGRDSLVGVALFLSHLAHKKTSCRALRDSYPSYFMSKNKIQLTPEIDVDKILAAMAEKYKNEDVNTIDGVKIDFPKEWIHLRKSNTEPIIRIYTEAMSQEKADNLAERFIKEIKEII